The following coding sequences are from one Musa acuminata AAA Group cultivar baxijiao chromosome BXJ1-6, Cavendish_Baxijiao_AAA, whole genome shotgun sequence window:
- the LOC103987635 gene encoding uncharacterized protein LOC103987635, with protein MPPSPSLRRSPVRELRMESSHKRGHSFENRFPLKAKDDDLVLFNEMQNRERDNFLLHPSDDFDDSISKLRYISDFKLNIPAHGESSDLLNADGEKNDYDWLLTPPDTPLFPSLDDDEPRPVNVSRGRARSQPISISRTSMCEKTPRTNRSSASPRRSSPSPGSSYNVVHSRTRPSSAPRSSPPHVLRPTTPSRRPSTPPAKPSSPAQRSLTPTLRRMSTGSSGQAFAGKRGTSPIKVNRGSSASPKLRGWQSSLHDFSTDAPPNLRTSLTDRPASHVRGSPPASGNGRNCVSKFGRQSISPSSSRSARSSHNSEGDHFTSICKPSAASSCEDDVESHASMGVSPNAATRKYRDFANTRAMGFSKKNSRSPSSCSAPKRSFDSALRQMDHHKTPQNMFRPLLSSVPATTFYVGKASSTHRPMFSRNSSHTNSSYASSELGASVAPYLEDGDRDQSEWEKKKDAGFQDEVFMFDKLDEIGEDTGNDTCAANLQSSNEFFDGCVTNKDGSILKCSIGDGNAVNTTIACPGSSCAAECSEIVSAEKMSICSKCGRKFMVIYKDMDVDVCQECSDAYELIESEEPGTIRVPMRDEGNYKMGHKVQSQMGMSAHSESKNELRPRQHERSSEQAVTNFPADSGLYLLVSDKREEIPSKGEVFVPGELSASRSSDKHEYQQNLPKQEVFVPGQLNAPESSDNCESLQAQPTPSISDKVDNSEGTGIAVLLAHRSSSRKWPVMQGKFFSAANIPFSEPSYKRDNMTAMKRSFGRDSSSASSSIDLGSSGQLDGRIGRQLSSRKGEMENVRGESHTSAWGCGSHSDTNSTVTETLVHPQNESKEVSCSFVKVIENDAVVEILVDAREPSNSFGDADLNALEHISTEQAVTDVYSNALDHTSIEQTVVDIDVSNYTGASLASNDLLLQSKEEPGLQLHDTTVSNNLGESCDLCEDTTQVLFNNSESNIEDIEAPVATTDSCSIEDNYMLNDTGHQNGFSGVATDSPSAMISEQQNDKVTLQDEQDDCTPAQVPNSVENFQEGCISTTSDKDVLLSELESISKDLSNEQVMTVEAPRKQMQRSFTLEEATDTILFCSSIIHDMAYKAATIAIEKELALYESSHQAVTFVGSSVSNWKDLRNISNKYIQNSQKVRRKKPETAEKMPLTEVGNNVRNSEIPSCNAEAPQVVDSVKPPKLESKCNCTVM; from the exons ATGCCTCCTTCACCCTCGTTGAGGCGCTCTCCTGTGAGGGAGCTCAGGATGGAAAGTTCCCACAAGAGGGGGCACAGTTTTGAGAATAGATTTCCTCTCAAAGCCAAGGACGATGATCTGGTCCTGTTCAATGAGATGCAGAACCGTGAGAGAGATAACTTCTTGCTGCACCCAtccgatgattttgatgattccatAT CAAAGTTGAGATATATTTCGGATTTCAAGCTCAACATACCAGCTCATGGAGAGAGCAGTGATCTACTTAATGCAGATGGTGAGAAAAATGACTATGACTG GCTGCTGACTCCTCCTGATACTCCCCTATTCCCTTCATTGGATGATGATGAGCCTCGACCTGTTAATGTGTCCAGAGGTAGAGCAAGAAGTCAACCCATTTCAATTTCAAGAACATCTATG TGTGAAAAGACTCCAAGAACAAACAGAAGCAGTGCGAGTCCACGTCGATCAAGTCCATCTCCAGGATCTAGTTATAATGTTGTTCATTCAAGAACTAGGCCGTCTTCAGCTCCTCGCTCAAGCCCACCTCATGTTCTTCGACCAACAACACCCTCACGAAGACCTTCCACTCCTCCAGCCAAGCCTTCATCACCTGCTCAAAGATCTTTGACTCCCACGTTACGTAGGATGAGCACTGGTTCCAGTGGGCAGGCATTTGCTGGTAAAAGGGGAACATCCCCCATAAAGGTGAACCGAGGAAGTTCTGCCTCCCCAAAGTTGCGAGGATGGCAATCAAGTCTTCATGATTTCTCCACAGATGCACCACCAAACCTTCGAACTTCTCTGACGGATCGGCCAGCATCACATGTGCGGGGTTCGCCTCCAGCATCTGGAAATGGAAGGAATTGTGTGTCAAAATTCGGAAGGCAGTCAATATCACCatcttcttctagaagtgccagatCGTCACATAATAGTGAAGGAGATCACTTTACCTCTATTTGTAAGCCATCTGCAGCATCTTCCTGCGAAGATGATGTTGAATCACATGCATCCATGGGAGTTTCTCCTAATGCTGCTACAAGAAAATATAGAGATTTTGCAAACACTAGAGCTATGGGATTCTCCAAAAAAAATTCCAGATCTCCTTCTTCATGTTCTGCACCAAAAAGATCTTTTGATTCAGCACTTAGACAGATG GATCACCATAAAACTCCTCAAAACATGTTCAGGCCATTGTTATCGAGTGTACCTGCCACCACATTTTATGTTGGAAAAGCAAGCAGTACGCATCGGCCCATGTTTTCTAGGAATTCTTCTCATACAAATAGTAGTTATGCGAGTTCTGAGCTTGGCGCTAGTGTTGCTCCTTATTTGGAGGATGGTGACCGTGATCAGAGTGAATGGGAGAAGAAAAAGGATGCTGGTTTCCaggatgaagtctttatgtttgaTAAGTTAGATGAGATAGGCGAAGATACTGGTAATGACACTTGTGCTGCAAATCTTCAAAGTAGTAATGAGTTCTTTGATGGGTGTGTGACCAACAAAGATGGCTCTATTTTGAAGTGTTCTATAGGTGATGGTAATGCAGTAAATACAACAATTGCTTGTCCAGGTTCTTCATGTGCTGCTGAATGTTCTGAGATTGTTTCTGCGGAAAAAATGAGTATTTGCTCAAAATGTGGAAGAAAATTCATGGTCATTTATAAGGATATGGATGTGGATGTTTGTCAAGAATGTTCTGATGCATATGAGTTAATAGAGTCGGAGGAACCTGGGACTATTCGAGTCCCAATGCGAGATGAAGGAAATTACAAAATGGGCCATAAGGTGCAAAGCCAAATGGGAATGTCTGCACACTCTGAGAGTAAAAACGAACTCAGGCCTAGGCAACATGAACGAAGCAGTGAACAAGCAGTAACTAATTTCCCTGCAGATAGTGGATTATATTTGCTGGTGAGCGATAAAAGAGAAGAAATCCCATCTAAAGGAGAAGTATTCGTACCAGGTGAATTAAGTGCTTCAAGATCTAGTGATAAACATGAATATCAACAAAACCTTCCTAAACAGGAAGTATTTGTACCAGGTCAATTAAATGCTCCAGAATCTAGCGATAACTGTGAATCTCTGCAGGCACAGCCAACTCCCAGTATAAGTGACAAGGTTGACAACTCCGAGGGCACAGGCATTGCGGTACTTCTAGCGCATAGGTCAAGCAGCAGAAAGTGGCCTGTCATGCAAGGAAAATTTTTTTCTGCTGCAAATATACCTTTTTCCGAGCCATCTTATAAAAGAGATAATATGACTGCCATGAAGCGCAGTTTTGGAAGGGATAGTTCTTCTGCTTCTTCCTCAATTGATCTGGGATCGTCTGGACAATTGGATGGCCGCATTGGGCGCCAATTAAGCAGCAGGAAGGGTGAGATGGAAAACGTGAGAGGTGAAAGTCATACTAGCGCCTGGGGTTGTGGTTCACATTCAGATACTAATAGTACGGTCACAGAAACACTGGTTCACCCTCAAAATGAATCAAAAGAAGTGTCTTGTAGTTTTGTCAAAGTCATTGAGAATGATGCTGTGGTAGAGATATTAGTAGATGCTCGAGAGCCTAGTAATTCCTTTGGAGATGCAGATTTGAATGCATTAGAGCATATATCTACGGAGCAAGCTGTTACAGATGTATATTCAAATGCATTAGATCACACATCTATCGAGCAAACTGTTGTAGACATAGATGTATCCAACTATACCGGTGCATCTTTGGCATCAAATGACTTGTTACTGCAATCAAAAGAAGAACCTGGTCTACAATTGCATGATACTACTGTATCAAATAATTTAGGTGAGAGCTGTGACTTGTGTGAAGACACTACCCAAGTACTTTTTAACAACAGCGAAAGCAACATTGAAGACATAGAGGCACCGGTTGCTACAACAGATTCATGTTCTATCGAAGACAATTATATGCTGAATGATACTGGCCATCAAAATGGTTTCTCTGGTGTTGCAACAGATAGCCCTTCTGCCATGATCTCAGAACAGCAAAATGATAAAGTCACTTTGCAGGATGAACAAGATGATTGTACACCTGCTCAAGTGCCAAATTCTGTCGAGAATTTTCAAGAAGGTTGCATTTCCACAACATCTGACAAAGATGTGTTGCTTTCTGAATTAGAATCTATTTCCAAGGATCTTTCTAATG AACAAGTCATGACGGTCGAAGCTCCAAGGAAACAGATGCAAAGAAGTTTTACCCTGGAAGAAGCAACAGATACAATACTCTTCTGCAGTTCTATCATCCATGATATGGCCTACAAAGCTGCAACAATTGCGATCGAGAAGGAGCTGGCTCTATATGAGTCTTCTCATCAAGCAGTTACATTTGTGGGAAGTTCTGTTTCCAATTGGAAGGATTTGCGAAATATATCTAACAAATATATTCAGAACTCACAAAAGGTTAGACGAAAAAAACCAGAAACTGCTGAAAAGATGCCACTTACGGAGGTGGGAAACAATGTCAGAAACTCAGAGATTCCATCGTGCAATGCTGAAGCTCCGCAAGTGGTTGACAGTGTGAAGCCCCCAAAGCTGGAGTCGAAGTGCAACTGCACAGTGATGTAG
- the LOC135676189 gene encoding uncharacterized protein LOC135676189 → MLLAVARKNGLVGCITCLEKGNACLRSISFGDAAQNLSMFSHTTWNMCSAGKMLCTSVDRRKNYALFGGKGVELNLWDLENCSKIWTAKPPPSNSLGIFYPTWFTTATFLSEDIEKLWLG, encoded by the exons ATG CTTTTGGCTGTCGCTCGCAAGAATGGTTTG GTCGGTTGCATTACTTGTCTTGAAAAGGGGAATGCTTGCTTGAGGTCTATTTCCTTCGGAGATGCAGCACAAAATTTGAGTATGTTTTCACATACTACATGGAACATGTGCTCTGCTGGTAAAATGCTATGTACTTCAGTAGATAGACGCAAGAATTATGCCTTATTTGGAGG GAAGGGTGTTGAATTGAACTTGTGGGATCTTGAAAACTGTAGCAAGATCTGGACTGCAAAGCCT CCTCCCTCCAACAGCCTTGGTATATTCTATCCAACTTGGTTTACTACTGCAACTTTTCTGAGTGAAGACATCGAAAAATTGTGGCTGGGATGA
- the LOC103988369 gene encoding BTB/POZ and TAZ domain-containing protein 1-like, whose product MLHRPRKGGSNREMEIPVLGVPCDAVHAFLRLLYSARCVTLGEEEIVGEHGMHLLVLSHAYGVGWLKRACERVLSSRLTAEGVVDVLVLAQQCDAPRLHLRCMQLLAEDFAAVEQTEAWRFLRDHDPWLELDILQFLEDAHLRRRRLGRRKAERRLYMELHETTECLRHLFKDGCAALGRSGREEERARCPNPVTCRGLRQLVRHLASCDGEKRRWCRRCKCLWQLLRLHASTCTELDDASCEVPLCMQFKRRMQRREGEEADGDDKWGMQRREGEEADGDDKWGMLVKKVVSARVVSHLVKKHKQPVLYPGDSN is encoded by the exons ATGCTGCACCGACCACGCAAAGGTGGCAGTAACCGAGAAATGGAGATCCCCGTTCTTGGCGTTCCCTGCGATGCTGTTCATGCTTTCCTCCGTTTGCTCTACTCCGCCAG GTGCGTGACGCTTGGGGAGGAGGAGATCGTCGGGGAGCACGGGATGCACCTGCTGGTGCTGTCGCACGCGTACGGGGTCGGGTGGCTGAAGCGCGCGTGCGAGCGGGTGCTGTCGTCGCGGCTGACCGCCGAGGGCGTGGTGGACGTGCTGGTGCTGGCGCAGCAGTGCGACGCCCCCCGCCTGCACCTGCGGTGCATGCAGCTGCTTGCCGAGGACTTCGCGGCGGTGGAGCAGACCGAGGCCTGGCGGTTCCTCCGGGACCACGACCCCTGGCTGGAGCTCGACATCCTCCAGTTCCTCGAGGACGCCCACCTG AGACGGCGACGGCTGGGGAGGAGGAAGGCGGAGCGGAGGCTGTACATGGAGCTGCACGAGACCACCGAGTGCTTGCGCCACCTCTTCAAGGATGGGTGCGCGGCGCTGGGGCGCTCCGGCAGGGAGGAGGAGCGGGCCCGCTGCCCCAACCCCGTCACCTGCCGCGGCCTACGGCAGCTCGTCCGCCACTTGGCGTCCTGCGACGGCGAGAAGAGGCGCTGGTGCCGTCGGTGCAAGTGTCTCTGGCAGCTCCTCCGCCTCCACGCTTCCACCTGCACCGAGCTCGACGACGCCTCCTGCGAAGTTCCCCTCTGCAT GCAATTCAAGCGGAGGATGCAGCGTAGGGAAGGCGAAGAAGCGGATGGTGATGACAAGTGGGGGATGCAGCGTAGGGAAGGCGAAGAAGCGGATGGTGATGACAAGTGGGGGATGCTGGTGAAGAAGGTGGTCTCAGCTAGAGTTGTGTCCCACTTGGTGAAGAAGCACAAACAACCGGTACTGTATCCAGGGGATTCAAACTAG